From a single Miscanthus floridulus cultivar M001 chromosome 8, ASM1932011v1, whole genome shotgun sequence genomic region:
- the LOC136469420 gene encoding BTB/POZ and MATH domain-containing protein 3-like, translating to MQRSWGGWFKFMKRSDVESGYLIDGCVTFLCGIAALDVDDDRISVPASDLGEPSRPPAGPAVGGETFHAAVLAARSPVFRAQLFVAMADARMDRITVDGVQPAAFRILLRFVYTDALSMGNGSEIDSSSLSTELLKDLLAAADMYHLDRLKLMCAQKLWDRVSVETVAATLGCADTHNCPELKKKCIDFVMVDKIFKKVALTEGYLQLMQSFPSVMDEIRARVR from the exons ATGCAGCGTTCATGGGGTGGTTGGTTCAAGTTCATGAAGCGAAGCGACGTCGAATCCGGCTACCTCATCGACGGCTGCGTGACGTTTTTATGTGGAATCGCAGCCCTGGACGTGGACGACGACCGCATCTCTGTGCCCGCCTCGGACCTGGGGGAGCCATCTCGGCCGCCTGCTGGACCTG CGGTGGGCGGCGAGACGTTCCACGCGGCCGTCCTCGCCGCGCGCTCGCCGGTGTTTAGAGCGCAGCTCTTCGTCGCCATGGCGGATGCTAGGATGGACCGCATCACAGTGGACGGCGTCCAGCCGGCGGCGTTCCGAATCCTGCTGCGGTTCGTGTACACCGACGCACTGTCCATGGGCAACGGCAGCGAGATCGACAGCTCTTCTTTGAGTACCGAATTGCTTAAGGATTTGCTTGCAGCGGCAGACATGTACCACCTGGACAGGCTGAAGCTCATGTGCGCGCAGAAGCTGTGGGATCGTGTGTCGGTGGAGACTGTGGCGGCGACGTTAGGTTGCGCTGACACGCACAACTGCCCAGAGCTGAAGAAGAAGTGCATCGACTTCGTGATGGTGGATAAAATTTTTAAGAAGGTGGCGTTGACCGAGGGGTACTTGCAGCTGATGCAGAGCTTCCCGTCAGTTATGGATGAGATCAGAGCAAGGGTACGGTAG